A genomic window from Lotus japonicus ecotype B-129 chromosome 1, LjGifu_v1.2 includes:
- the LOC130727842 gene encoding protein FD-like, with product MDPSPCNCWNHFTKPPSPTPSSSSEVWKDLKLSSLCDSSMEMEASSPWHSLCPASSVFQKQSHQHHSMLSSFNTSFDASSSSGEKIAQQDRVYAFSDQRRKRILKNRESALRSRARKQAYKKGLEMKLALLTEENSRLKSHVAELQFRLSSAKPAKGGAVYRTMSSPF from the exons ATGGACCCTTCACCATGTAATTGCTGGAACCATTTCACCAAACCACCCTCCCcaactccttcttcttcttcagaagtATGGAAGGATCTGAAACTTTCctctctctgtgattcctctaTGGAGATGGAAGCTTCTTCCCCTTGGCACAGCCTTTGTCCTGCTAGCTCTGTTTTTCAGAAACAGAGCCATCAGCATCACTCGATGCTTTCTTCCTTCAACACTTCGTTTGATGCTTCTTCCTCCAGTGGGGAGAAAATCGCTCAGCAGGATCGTGTCTATGCCTTTTCTGATCAGCGACGCAAGCGCATCCTCAAGAATCGAGAATCTGCTCTTAGATCCAGAGCGAGAAAGCAG GCTTACAAAAAGGGGTTGGAAATGAAACTTGCCCTTTTAACGGAAGAGAACTCTAGACTCAAAAGTCATGTAGCAGAG CTGCAGTTCCGCTTGTCCTCTGCTAAGCCTGCCAAAGGGGGTGCGGTTTATAGAACCATGTCATCTCCGTTTTGA